Sequence from the Hyla sarda isolate aHylSar1 unplaced genomic scaffold, aHylSar1.hap1 scaffold_918, whole genome shotgun sequence genome:
AACAACTCCTCCTTCTACTACAACAACTCCTCCTCCTACTACAACAACTCCTCCTCCAACTACAACAACTCCTCCTCCAACAACTCCTCCTCCTACTACAACAACTCCTCCTCCAACTACAACAACTCCTCCTCCAACTACAACAACTCCTCCTCCAACTACAACAACTCCTCCTCCTACTACAACAACTCCTCCTCCAACTACAACAACTtctcctccaactacaactccTCCTACTACAACAACTCCTCCTCCTACTACAACTCCTCCTCCTACTACAACAACTCCTCCTCTTACTACAACAACTCCTCCTCCTACTACAACAACTCctcctccaactacaactcctcctccaactacaactccTCCTCCAACTACAACAACTCCTCCTCCTACTACAACAACTCCTCCTTCTACTACAACAACTCCTCCTCCAACTACAACAACTCCTCCTCCAACTACAACAACTCCTCCTCCAACTACAACAACTCCCTcctactacaactacaactcctgctCCTACTACAACTACTCCTCCTACAACAACTCCTCCTCCTACTACAACTCCTCCTCCAACTACAACAACTCCTCCTCCAACTACAACAACTTCTCCTCCTACTACAACTACTCCTACTACAACAACTCCTCCTCCTACAACAACTACTCCTCCTCCAACTACAACAACTCCTCctcctactacaactactacaactcctcctcCTACTACAACAACTTCTCCTCCTACTAAAACTACTCCTCCTCCTACTACAACTCCTCCTCCAACTACAACAACTTCTCCTCCTACTACAACTACTCCTACTACAACAACTCCTCCTCCTACAACAACTACTCCTCCTCCAACTACAACAACTCCTCctcctactacaactactacaactcctcctcctcctactacaACAACTTCTCCTCCTACTAAAACTACTCCTCCTCCTACTACAACAACTACTCCTCCAACTACAACAACAACTACTCCTACTACAACAACTCCTCCTCCTACTAcaactactcctcctcctcctcctacaacaactactcctcctactactactacaacaactcctcctactactacaacaactactacaactTCTCCTCCTACTACAACAACTCctcctactactacaactactcctcCTACTACTTCAACAACTCCTCCTCCTACTacaactcctcctcctcctactactcctcctcctcctactacaACAACTACTCCTACTACAACAACTCCTCCTCCTACTACAacaactcctcctcctccaactacaacaactactcctccaactacaactacaactactCCTACTACAACAAGTActcctccaactacaactcctcctcctactacacctactcctcctactacacctactcctcctactactactacaactactcctcctactacaacaactacaactactcctcctactactacaacaactactcCTCCAACTGTAACAACTACTCCAATTACTCCAACTACAACTACTCCTCCTccaactactactacaactactcctcCAACTACAACAACTACTCCAAATACTCCTACTACAACTCCTCCtccaactacaactacaactactTCTACTACAACAACTACTCCAATTACTCCTCCTCCAACTACAACTACTCCTACTACAACTCCTCCAACTACAACTACTCCTCAACTACAGCTACTCCTCCAACTACTCCTACTACAACAACTCCTCCTCCAACTACAACTACTCCAATTACTCCTACTACAACTACTTCCCCTACTACAACAACTACAACTACTCCTCctcctactactacaactactcctcCAACTGTAACAACTACTCCAATTACTCCTACTACAACTActcctccaactacaactcctcctcctactacacctactcctcctactacacctactcctcctactactactacaactactcctcctactacaacaactacaactactcctcctactactacaacaactactcCTCCAACTGTAACAACTACTCCAATTACTCCAACTACAACTACTCCTCctccaactactactactacaactactcctcctactactactacaactactcctcCTACTACAACAACTACAACTTCTCCTCctactactacaacaactactcCTCCAACTGTAACAACTACTCCAATTACTCCAACTACAACTACTCCTCctccaactactactactacaactactcctcCTACTACAACAACTACTCCAATTACTCCTACTACAACTCCTCCTccaactactactacaactactcctcctactacaacaactactcctcctactacaactactcctccaactactactacaactactcctcCTACTACAACAGCTACTCCTCCTACTACAACTACTCCTCCTACAACTACTACTCCAATTACTCCTACTACAACTACTCCTCCTCCAACTACTCCTccaactactactacaactcctcctacaactactactacaactactcctcCTACTACAACAACTCCTCctcctactactacaactactcctcCAACTACAACTACTCCTCCTACTACAACTACTCCTCCTACTACAACAACTATCCCTCCAACTACTCCTCCAACTACAGCTACTCCTCCTACTACAACAAGTACTCCTCCAACTACAACTACTCGTACtacaacaactacaactcctccTCCTACTACTAAAACTACTTCTCCAACTACAACTACTCCAATTACTCCTACTACAACAACTACTTCTCCAACTACAGCTACTCCTCCTACTACAACAAGTActcctccaactacaactccTCCTCCTACTACAACTACAACTTCTCCTCCTACTACTAAAACTACTTCTCCAACTACAACTACTCCAATTACTCCTACTACAACAACTACTTCTCCAACTACAGCTACTCCTCCTACTACAAGTACTCCTCCAACTACAACTACTCCTCCAACTACTCCTCCTACTACAacaactacaactactactactacaacaactactcCTCCAACTACAACAACTACTCCAATTACTCCTACTACAACTACTCCTCCTCCAACTACTACTACGactactactacaactcctcctcCTACTACAACAACTCCTCCTCCAACTACAACTACTCCTCCAACTACAACTACTCCTACTACAACAACTATTCCTCCAACTACAGCTACTCCTCCTACTACAACAAGTACTCCTCCAACTACAACTACTCCTACtacaacaactacaactcctccTCCTACTACTAAAACTACTCCTCCAACTACAACTACTCCAATTACTCCTACTACAACAACTACTTCTCCAACTACAGCTACTCCTCCTACTACAAGTActcctccaactacaactcctcctcctactacaacaactcctcctcctactacaacaactcctcctcctcctactactACAAGTACTCCTCCTCCAACTACTACTACGACTCCTACTACAACTACTCCTCCTACTACAACTACTCCTCCAACTACAACTACTCCTACTACAACTACTCCTCCTACTACAACTACTCCTCCTACTACAACAACTATTCCTCCAACTACAGCTACTCCTCCTACTACAACAAGTACTCCTCCAACTACAACTATTCCTACTACAACTACTCCTACAACTACTCCTCCAACTACAACTACTCCAATTACTCCTACAACAACTACTCCTCCAACTACAGCTACTCCTCCTACTACAAGTActcctccaactacaactccTCCTCCAACTACAGCTACTCCTCCAACTACAACAACTCCTCCTCCTACTACAACAACTACTCCAATTACTCCTCCTCCAACTACTCCTCCAACTACAACAACTACTCCTCCTACTACAACAACTAATCCTccaactacaactactactacaactattaCTCCTCCAACTACAACTACTCCTCCTACTACAACTCCTCCTCCTACTACAACAACTCCTCCTCCTACTACAACTACTCCTCCAACTACAACTACTCCTACTACAACTACTCCTCCTACTACAACTACTCCTCCAACTACAGCTACTCCTCCAACTACAACAAGTACTCCTCCAACTACAACTATTCCTACTACAATTACTCttcctactactacaactactccaaTTACTCCTACTacaactcctcctcctccaactactactacaactactcctcCAACTACAACAACTACTCCTCCAACTACAACAACTCCTCCTCCTACTACAACTCCTCCTCCTACTACAACTATTACTCCTCCAACTACAACTACTCCAACAACTCCTCCTCCTACTACAGCAACTCCTCCAACAACTCCTCCTCCAACTACAACAACTACTCCACCAACTACTCCAACTACAACTACTCCTTCTACAACAACTACTCCTCCAACTACAACAACTACTCCAATTACTCCAACTACAACAACTACTTCTCCAACTACAACAACTACTCCTACAACAACTCCTCCTCCAACTACAACTACTCCTCCAATTACAACTACTCCTCCAACTACAACTACTCCTCCAATTACAACTACTCCTCCAACTACAACAACTACTCCTCCAACAACTACTCCTCCAACTACTCCTCCAACTACTCTTACTACAACTCctcctccaactacaactccTCCTACTACAACTCCTCCTCCAACAACAACTACTCCTCCAACTACAGCAACTCCTCCAATTACTCCTACTCCTCCTACCACTACAACTAATTCTACTACAACTACTCAAACAATTACCCCcctactacaaccaccaccactactaccccATCAGCTGCTCAGGACCAATCCCCCGGAGCTACACTAAAGCATCAAGTATAATGACTGGGAGGGATATTatacaggcgggggggggggggggggggggggtccgagggATGAGAAGACACTGGAATGTTTTAGAAAATGATGTGTACACAAGAGACGATACTAATGCTGACAGACAGCCCTGcccatcactgatataatagcaaTATactaacatgtgatcacagccccacccactgtatgacatcactgatatcatAGTAATATATTAACGTGAACACAGCCCCAcccactgtatgacatcactgatataatagtaatatactaacgtgatcacagccccgcctcctgtatgacatcactgatataatggtAGTATAACATgtgatcatagccccaccccgtatgacatcactgatataatataacagtaatacaatgacatgtgattacagcacgccccccccccctgtatgacatcacctgAATCTGTATACTGTAGTCTCTGTATTGTATCTGGTGTATATTATAATGTTGGGGTCCTGCATCTGTATACTGTAGAGTTGTGGTGAGATTTGGGGGGTCTAATATGCAATAAATCTTTTTCTTGTGCAGGCGGCAGAAGCGGACGGCGGGCCACTGTGTGCTGCTCCTTCAGGACCTCCCCCCAGGCTCCTCCCTGTCTCCGGCAGCGGTCTGCACCCTCCATCCTCTAGAGGAGCTGTGCCTGTTCTGCGAGTCCTGTGCTCTTCCCTCCTGTCGGGACTGCGCTCTGGTCAAGCACTTGGGCCATGATATTCGTCCAGTTATGGAAGTCGCAGGGAGGCATCGGGCACAATTACAAGGAGCTTTACTAAAATCTGAGCCTCAGCTGGAGGCCCTGGAGGCTGCCCTTTATGTTGTACAAGAAGCAGGAGAAGATTTAAAGAGAAGTGCGGATCTTCTGCGGAAGGAGGTGGAGGCTTTCACGGAGGGGTATATACATGCCgttcaggagcacagggtaaGGCTCCTCCAGGACATAGAGGAGGAGGTGCGCCGTAAGGACCAAGCCTTGAGTCTACAGAGAGCTCGGATACATCAACAGCTGACGGACCTACGTACTGCCACCACATTTACTCGAGGCCTGCTGGACCACGGACCTGACCTCCATCTTGTCCAAGCCCGGGCCTTGGTAATTGGTCGCGTCAAGGAGCTAAACCAAAGAGATCATAACCAAATGGAACATGCGGAGGCCGACAGAATAGTATTCAATGCCAAGGAGGAGGCAGGACTGTGCCAAGGGTATCACATGTATGGCAGGGTGCAAAGTGCTGCTGTGGATCCGGAGAGGTGTCAGGTCAGAGGACCAGGTGACCAGTTTATAAGCTTCATTATTACCCTTCATGATCTAGtcatataatgatatctataaagTCTCCTCATTGTGTTCTTCATGGCCAATTTCTAGGTCTCCAGTCTGGGCAGAAAGGAAAACTCTGCAGCTTTACCCTCACCTGTAACACTAAATCTGGAGATCAGCTGGATCATAATGGGGCCTCGCCGCGAGTCATCATCCTGCATAAAGAGTCTGGCAGGTCAGTCTCCATGGCTGGTCTATTCAGCACCCAATATCTTCTCAATCTTTAGGAATTCTTATTTTGACAAAAGGTAAGAGGAGAGATGTGGCTCCTCCATCATTAAATATGCTTGGCGTGACATTTGGGTCCATCTCCAGAAGCCTAGGTGGTGGTTTTTGTTTTCCCTGTCCAGAATAGATGCTTGGGTGGGTTGGGGTCTTTTCTAGTAGAGACACCTGGGTGGTGGGTTGGATCTCCCCACTCCAGAATAGAGACCTGGCCAATAGGTTTGGTCTACTATCTTCAGAACAGACGCCTGGGTGGAGGGTTGGGTTTCCTCTTTCAAGAACAAGATGGCAGGATCTCCAAAATAGATGTCTGGGATGTAGGCTGGGTCTCCTCTTTCCAGATTTAATGCCTGAGCGTTCGGTTGGGTTTCCACTCTCCAGAAAAGATGGCTGTGTGGTGGGCTGGGTTTACTCCAGAACAGATGGCTGGTTGATGGGTTTGCTGTCCTCTCTCCAGAATATATTCCTGGGATGTAGGTTGAGTTTCCACTCTCCAGAAAAGATAGCTGGGTGATGGGTTAGCCGTCCTTTCTCCAGAATAGATGCCTGAGATGTAGGTCGGGTCTCCTTTCCAAATAAGATGCCTCGGTGGTGGGTTCCTTGATTCATGGATGGCATTGCAGACTGCA
This genomic interval carries:
- the TRIM45 gene encoding tripartite motif-containing protein 45 isoform X2 — its product is MKPRASPEIRGERRPKKSRRGVAARKPGDRLTGQEGSVVKSLHDSSGWKVEEKKGNVNDSDQRRRPLRQKRTAGHCVLLLQDLPPGSSLSPAAVCTLHPLEELCLFCESCALPSCRDCALVKHLGHDIRPVMEVAGRHRAQLQGALLKSEPQLEALEAALYVVQEAGEDLKRSADLLRKEVEAFTEGYIHAVQEHRVRLLQDIEEEVRRKDQALSLQRARIHQQLTDLRTATTFTRGLLDHGPDLHLVQARALVIGRVKELNQRDHNQMEHAEADRIVFNAKEEAGLCQGYHMYGRVQSAAVDPERCQVRGPGLQSGQKGKLCSFTLTCNTKSGDQLDHNGASPRVIILHKESGRSLQASIQDNHDGTYNISYIPTETGQMSISVYIKGRHIRSSPFTVTVRGSSHQHRGIYHCCSFCSSGGQKDARCGCGGTMPGSFQGCGHGHKGHPGQSHWSCCGSTTETSECTGVKDSAPRNLLRTVAL
- the TRIM45 gene encoding tripartite motif-containing protein 45 isoform X1, with amino-acid sequence MAQTGPAEAVSSVMCPSHCPQCQDLFSDPRVLPCLHTLCMSCLQSLEPFSTLERGQKLGTRQSVLCPVCDAEVSLPPGGVHHLLPDRLAQTEVLLERLRRGGDQMPCDLCADGTGERRCQDCRVTMCEFCCVAHRRQKRTAGHCVLLLQDLPPGSSLSPAAVCTLHPLEELCLFCESCALPSCRDCALVKHLGHDIRPVMEVAGRHRAQLQGALLKSEPQLEALEAALYVVQEAGEDLKRSADLLRKEVEAFTEGYIHAVQEHRVRLLQDIEEEVRRKDQALSLQRARIHQQLTDLRTATTFTRGLLDHGPDLHLVQARALVIGRVKELNQRDHNQMEHAEADRIVFNAKEEAGLCQGYHMYGRVQSAAVDPERCQVRGPGLQSGQKGKLCSFTLTCNTKSGDQLDHNGASPRVIILHKESGRSLQASIQDNHDGTYNISYIPTETGQMSISVYIKGRHIRSSPFTVTVRGSSHQHRGIYHCCSFCSSGGQKDARCGCGGTMPGSFQGCGHGHKGHPGQSHWSCCGSTTETSECTGVKDSAPRNLLRTVAL